The Juglans microcarpa x Juglans regia isolate MS1-56 chromosome 2D, Jm3101_v1.0, whole genome shotgun sequence DNA window TACAGTGCATTaattttgtgttaaaaattCGTATCTAATTAGTCAAtcttatagaaaaagaaaaatcgatgCATCTACAGCGACGGATGACACGAGCTAAAGTGGCGCGTTGAGAGCGTCGACCATGCGCTGGTTAAGAATTTACggcaacaataaataaataaataaagaaaaatagaagaacgTTTCCATGACTTTCAGCCAGCCAGCAGGCACTCCTGCTGCTTCTGTTTCCTTCCTCTCTCTCCTATCAGCTTTATTTTTCGCCTTTTCCCTTTGTGCCTCGTGATTCctaatactctctctctctggttattttttttatctcgcTCTTTTTAATCCACGAATTTCTCCTACACTGTAGTCTCTCAATCactctccactctctctctccctctctcggatGGCTTTTCGTCGGAAAACAGCTTTTGGGTTTGCCCAAAACCGCCATTACCGACCACCATTCGGCACCGACGTATGAAAGTGAAACAGAAACAAGAGCTAAATCCattgtttttattctttgttgttTGGCTCAAGAATTACCCAATGGCTGCTGTTTTTGAGTTTGGGTCTCTGGTATTTTGGTTCATGTCGCTTCTACTCATGTTCAGTGGAAGAGTCAACTCGGAGCCGACCCAGGACAAACAAGCCCTCCTTGCTTTCCTCAACCAGACCCCACACAAGAACCGCGTGCAATGGAACTCGTCCGGGTCAGCGTGCGACTGGGTCGGAGTTGAGTGTGACGCGAACCGTTCCTATGTATACCATCTCCGGCTTCCTGGTGTCGGTCTTGTGGGCCCGATTCCGCCGAACACACTTGGTAGGCTGAGTGGGCTTCGAATCCTGAGTCTTCGCTCAAACCGCCTCTCCGGTGAGATCCCCTCCGATTTCTCTAATCTAACACTCCTCCGCAGCCTTTACCTCCAAAACAACGAGCTCTCCGGCCAGTTCCCACCCAGCTTGACCCGCTTATCTCGATTGACTCGTCTCGATCTCTCATTCAACAACTTCACGGGTCCAATCCCGTCCTCGATCAACAAACTCACCCACTTGACTGGTCTTCTTTTGGAAAACAACAGTTTCTCGAGTACATTGCCGAGCATTACAGCGAATTTGGATACATTTAACGTCTCTAACAACCGCCTCAACGGTTCGATCCCGGAAACGTTAGAGAAATTCCCTGAATCAGCATTTACCGGAAACTTGGATCTCTGTGGGGGACCACTACGGCCATGCAGCTCATTCTTTCCATCCCCAGCTCCGTCTCCATCGGAAAACCCAAGCCAGAACCCTGTCCGTAAAAAGTCCAAGAAGCTCTCCACAGCCGCAATAGTGTTAATCGTACTTGGTTCAGTGGTGATAGCCTTCCTTCTACTGATATTCCTCTTGTTCTGTCTCAAGAAACGAAAGCGTCGGCAGACAGATAAGTCGCCAAAGCCGCCAGTTACGACGCGTTCAGTGGTGGCAGAGGCAGGGACATCGTCGTCGAAGGACGACATCACGGGTGGGTCTACCGAGGCGGAGAGGAACAAGTTGGTGTTCTTTGAAGGTGGGGTTTATAGCTTTGACTTGGAGGACCTGCTGAGGGCGTCGGCCGAAGTTTTGGGGAAAGGAAGCGTGGGGACCTCGTACAAGGCGGTGTTGGAGGAAGGAACTACGGTGGTGGTGAAGAGGCTCAAAGATGTGGCGGTCACGAAGAGAGAGTTCGAGATGCAAATGGAGGTGCTAGGGAAGATCAAGCATGAGAATGTGCTTCCTCTCAGAGCGTTTTACTATTCCAAGGACGAGAAATTGCTTGTCTATGATTTCATGACTGCCGGGAGCTTGTCTGCGCTTCTCCACGGTATGATTTCAACAACTTTTCCTGatacaaaaatttctttttgggccaaTTTGTCGTATGAATCaaagttttaagattttttgcAGTAACGGTAATGGAAATTTTAGTACtatattcttgttatttttcAAATGCAAATGCATGCCCAGAAGAAAGGGATTTTTCGTTTGAATAAAACTATTATGTTGTATTAAGTTAGTGAAACAGAACCAACATTCATCTGTCTTTGGTCGAATCTTGACCGTAGTGAAGGTCGAGCTGTTAGTCATGGAGAGtatgtttatttattgaattaactaataaaattatagacAACACAAGTCACTTCTCTGCAGCATTTTGCCCATTATAGAAATGAGAGAGGTTTCTGAGTCTAGGCAGCATCTGCAGATGCCCTGATCGATTCCTGCTACAGTGCAAACATTCCAAGTGTAATTGCTACGTTTCTGCCACCACAACATGCCAACACAACACGCCCTCATGATTTTCCATGGAGTCTCCGACATCATTTCTGCAACTTTGTGCTTTTTCCTAGTTCTGTGGTGAACTTTTGCTTCTTTTCAAAGCACTTTTAAAAGCTCAATCCATGAACAAAAAATCCATTAATTAGTATAACCAACCCCATTCTGGGTTTCTCCTGAGTTGTAATGAACAAAATTCCAACAATTTGGTCATCTTCTTATCAGCACCCTACAGTTTATTGAGAAATAGtggtgtatttttattttatttttttagcaaaagTGACATCATGGACGACCAAGTGACCTGATCTTCCGGTGATCTTTCTTGCAGGGAGTAGAGGGTCGGGCCGTACGCCACTGGACTGGGACAACAGAATGAAAATAGCATTGGGCACCGCAAGAGGTCTTGCCCACCTACACGTGTCGGGAAAGGTTGTCCACGGCAACGTTAAGTCCTCCAACATCCTCCTCCGACCGGACCAAGACGCGGCCATCTCGGACTTTGGACTCAACCCACTTTTCGGCACCTCGACCCCGCCCAACCGCATCACCGGTTATCGTGCGCCAGAGGTGGTGGAAACCCGAAAGGTGACCTTCAAATCCGACGTGTACAGTTTCGGGGTGCTACTGTTGGAGCTGTTGACGGGTAAAGCACCGAACCAGGCGTCGTTGGGGGAGGAGGGAATCGATCTTCCCCGGTGGGTGCAGTCGGTGGTCCGGGAAGAATGGACGGCGGAGGTGTTCGACGTTGAACTAATGAGGTACCACAACATCGAAGAGGAGATGGTGCAGTTGCTGCAAATAGCAATGGCGTGCGTTTCGACGGTACCGGATCAGAGACCGGCGATGCAAGAGGTGGTACGAATGATGGAGGATATGAATCGGGGAGAGACGGATGATGGGCTACGACAGTCGTCGGATGATCCGTCAAAAGGATCGGACGGTCATACGCCACCACCGGAGTCAAGGACCCCACCAAGAGTGGTCACACCTTAGGAATTCTTGGAAAGAGAGTAAAAGCAACAAGAGACAACGTGGGTGGGTCTCATTAAAAGAATGTGCACAGTGATTGGAGCGTTTGGGTGGTTCtatatgtgttttttattttttttggagtttttatttttatttttttaaaatattttaatttgaatgatTTTTACAGGTGGGGGAGAAGTTTGGGGGATGGTTTCCATGTACTCTGATTTGATGGAATTAgttgggtttttcttttgtcaattttaatattttattttgttggtattCAAGTCAGGTGCGAGTGCAGCCAAAtgggaaatgaagaaaaaatcctttaaaaaatcCAATTGTCGGGTCGGATATGCCTAAACGTCAATCGATTAAAGTTGCATTAAAGAGatattaaagtgagttgagttgagatgataaaatattattaaaatattattttttaatattattattatttaaaatttaaaaaaattaaattatttattatattttatattaaaatttaaaataataatattttatttaaatttttaattttatttcacttcatcttatctcaaaaaataaatagatcctAAATTATGTGGCCAATGTTATAGTAGGTCGTTTTCGCTGACAAATGACAACGTCTGACTCAGATGCATACATATCGACGCCTCCCTCCCCGTGCAAGTCTAACTAAACTATGTCAAGAGTGCTGcagttttttattaaaaattaataataaattataaattattaaataattttttattaatttatatataattaataaatataaaataattttattatgtacaTATATTATGCATATTTACTTACAATTTaggtatcaaataattttatacattattaatgattaatgatttattattaattgatagtatatattattttatattttatatgattaatgataataaattagataaaaattatattttataataaatttttgttagatttaacGTGGTAGATGAAAGAGGATtaagaaattctaaaaatttaagaattcaCTTTGATACAATTATTAGTTTCAAAAATACGTTATGAATTAAATGAAAGTTGGAAATGATAAAGGATAATTAATCctaatttgtaatattcaaattttctttttaagcttggtgtgtggtgtaaatttttttaataaaattattcatagaATAATACTAGTATGCtctctcattttatctttttattttgaccattcatgtatttaattttttttacttattaagttactattagtgtattgatatatttttttattttttaaaaatatttaaagatgtttaaaaaaatgtgaaaaaaatgaaaaaaaaaaaaaaaagaaattatgtaGACGGCATGTCCAGCGATCACTGCAGGGCAGCCTAGCATCACTCGCAGAGGATATGAGTCATATGACTGATTGTGGTGGTGGGACCACGTGAGCCACGTGGTGTAAAATAAACCCAAGGCATGAAATGATGGGAATTACCCAGCACTAGTAGAGGGAGGTGGACACGCTGGCC harbors:
- the LOC121250198 gene encoding probable inactive receptor kinase At2g26730; translation: MKVKQKQELNPLFLFFVVWLKNYPMAAVFEFGSLVFWFMSLLLMFSGRVNSEPTQDKQALLAFLNQTPHKNRVQWNSSGSACDWVGVECDANRSYVYHLRLPGVGLVGPIPPNTLGRLSGLRILSLRSNRLSGEIPSDFSNLTLLRSLYLQNNELSGQFPPSLTRLSRLTRLDLSFNNFTGPIPSSINKLTHLTGLLLENNSFSSTLPSITANLDTFNVSNNRLNGSIPETLEKFPESAFTGNLDLCGGPLRPCSSFFPSPAPSPSENPSQNPVRKKSKKLSTAAIVLIVLGSVVIAFLLLIFLLFCLKKRKRRQTDKSPKPPVTTRSVVAEAGTSSSKDDITGGSTEAERNKLVFFEGGVYSFDLEDLLRASAEVLGKGSVGTSYKAVLEEGTTVVVKRLKDVAVTKREFEMQMEVLGKIKHENVLPLRAFYYSKDEKLLVYDFMTAGSLSALLHGSRGSGRTPLDWDNRMKIALGTARGLAHLHVSGKVVHGNVKSSNILLRPDQDAAISDFGLNPLFGTSTPPNRITGYRAPEVVETRKVTFKSDVYSFGVLLLELLTGKAPNQASLGEEGIDLPRWVQSVVREEWTAEVFDVELMRYHNIEEEMVQLLQIAMACVSTVPDQRPAMQEVVRMMEDMNRGETDDGLRQSSDDPSKGSDGHTPPPESRTPPRVVTP